A part of Bacteroidales bacterium genomic DNA contains:
- a CDS encoding SUF system Fe-S cluster assembly protein has protein sequence MDNLKDKIIEVLKNIYDPEIPVNIYDLGLIYDIQIGDEGNVKLLMTLTAPNCPIAESLPNQIRRAVMQIEGVQDVWVELTFDPPWTPEKMSDEARMILNLDI, from the coding sequence ATGGATAATTTAAAGGATAAAATCATTGAAGTTCTTAAAAACATTTACGACCCTGAAATTCCGGTCAACATTTATGATTTGGGTTTAATTTATGACATACAAATTGGTGATGAAGGAAATGTAAAGCTTTTGATGACTCTCACAGCTCCCAATTGTCCTATTGCTGAATCTCTTCCAAATCAGATCAGGAGAGCCGTTATGCAAATTGAAGGTGTTCAGGACGTCTGGGTTGAGTTAACTTTTGACCCTCCTTGGACACCTGAAAAAATGAGTGACGAGGCTCGAATGATCCTGAATTTAGATATATGA
- a CDS encoding SufE family protein, giving the protein MKTLQERIEAIVEQFLAWEDWMDKYNLIIEYANQLPTLDEKYKTPAYLIHGCQSQVWLAAEYDNGKIHFFADSDAIITKGMVSILVHIFSGSTPDEILHCDMSFIDRLGWREHLSPTRSNGLNAMLKQIRLYALAFSTIENKKHG; this is encoded by the coding sequence ATGAAAACCTTGCAAGAAAGAATAGAAGCTATTGTAGAGCAATTCCTAGCATGGGAAGATTGGATGGATAAATATAATTTGATCATTGAATATGCTAATCAGCTTCCAACTTTGGACGAAAAATATAAAACACCTGCTTACCTCATTCACGGGTGTCAGTCTCAAGTATGGCTTGCTGCTGAATACGATAATGGAAAAATTCATTTTTTTGCCGATAGCGATGCTATCATTACCAAAGGGATGGTGAGTATCCTGGTTCATATTTTTTCGGGTTCGACACCAGATGAAATTCTTCATTGCGATATGTCTTTTATTGATCGGCTAGGATGGCGCGAACACCTTTCACCAACGCGTTCAAATGGACTCAATGCCATGTTAAAGCAAATTCGCTTATATGCCCTAGCTTTTTCGACCATAGAAAATAAAAAACATGGATAA